In Campylobacter mucosalis, a single window of DNA contains:
- the truA gene encoding tRNA pseudouridine(38-40) synthase TruA, protein MKIQLIFSYDGSKFQGSQTQPHENGVEDALKRALSHVGIFSKITSSGRTDKDVHANNQSASVECGEHFSDLERLKSLINRHARPHINVKFIRRVSDDFQPRFDAISRSYRYVISHDEFSVFRANYELFLPKFDVKKANELLSLFIGRHDFSSFMKVGSDTKNPVREIYKAFCYEYKNKTIIVFKANGFLRAQVRLMVAAVLKGLKHKNANELIKKQLENQAIFTRIPAPAQGLYLNRVHYF, encoded by the coding sequence ATGAAAATTCAACTCATCTTTAGCTATGACGGCTCTAAATTTCAAGGCTCACAAACCCAGCCACACGAAAATGGTGTCGAAGATGCCCTAAAACGTGCCTTATCTCACGTTGGAATTTTTAGCAAGATTACTTCAAGTGGCAGGACTGATAAAGATGTTCACGCAAATAACCAAAGTGCAAGTGTTGAGTGTGGTGAGCATTTTAGTGACTTAGAGCGTTTAAAAAGCCTGATAAATCGCCACGCAAGACCACATATAAATGTGAAATTTATAAGACGAGTAAGTGATGATTTTCAGCCTCGTTTTGACGCCATATCTAGAAGTTATCGCTATGTCATAAGTCACGATGAATTTAGCGTTTTTAGGGCGAACTATGAGCTGTTTTTGCCAAAATTTGATGTTAAAAAAGCAAACGAGCTTCTATCGCTATTTATTGGGCGACATGATTTTAGCTCATTTATGAAAGTTGGTAGCGACACAAAAAATCCAGTCAGGGAAATTTACAAGGCATTTTGCTACGAATATAAAAATAAAACAATCATCGTTTTTAAGGCAAATGGCTTTTTAAGGGCTCAGGTGCGACTTATGGTAGCAGCTGTTTTAAAAGGGCTAAAGCACAAAAATGCAAACGAGCTTATAAAAAAACAGCTAGAAAATCAAGCCATTTTTACACGCATACCAGCTCCAGCCCAAGGGCTTTACCTAAACAGGGTTCACTATTTTTAA
- a CDS encoding LptF/LptG family permease, translated as MNRINKYLLSHFLSTFASLFSTLFLIMSIVFFIQIARVTAYIEISFFELVKLYTFTLPRVLLFVVPIAFFVSLAMMLFRLSKENETIVIFTLGHSPTIISRFFLKFSAFLSVTLLIIALVFIPKASELNANFIDYKKTIAKLNLKGGQFGQKFSDWMVYISEESDDKTTYKDIVMYNPKNSEQKQLLIAKQATINNENGVIELKLDNGKAYNIGKQTFHVSEFKTLKIRTKQNESVGLVSGIKEYWLEAKTSQKRKKDLSTYILIALFPLASTLFAISFGIVTYRYDKGIVYVGTFAVLFGYFSLIMILGAKPIVAIPAIFAIFLISSFFYYKAKIIKKY; from the coding sequence ATGAATAGAATAAATAAATACTTACTATCTCACTTTCTAAGTACCTTTGCTTCGCTATTTAGCACACTTTTTTTGATAATGTCAATCGTATTTTTCATACAGATAGCAAGGGTCACGGCATACATCGAGATAAGCTTTTTTGAGCTAGTTAAACTATACACATTTACCCTACCAAGAGTGTTGTTATTTGTCGTGCCTATAGCATTTTTCGTATCTTTAGCAATGATGCTTTTTCGCCTATCAAAAGAAAATGAAACTATTGTTATTTTCACATTAGGTCACTCGCCAACCATAATATCTAGATTTTTTCTGAAATTTTCAGCCTTTTTAAGCGTCACGCTACTTATCATCGCACTAGTTTTTATACCAAAAGCCTCGGAGCTAAATGCAAATTTTATAGATTACAAAAAGACGATTGCGAAGCTAAATTTAAAAGGTGGACAATTTGGGCAGAAATTTTCTGACTGGATGGTTTATATATCCGAAGAGAGCGATGATAAGACAACATACAAAGATATCGTAATGTATAATCCAAAAAACAGCGAGCAAAAACAGCTACTAATCGCCAAACAAGCCACAATCAATAACGAAAATGGCGTGATAGAACTTAAGCTAGATAACGGCAAGGCTTACAACATAGGCAAGCAAACATTTCACGTAAGCGAGTTTAAGACGCTAAAAATACGCACAAAACAAAATGAGAGCGTGGGCTTGGTATCTGGCATTAAGGAGTACTGGCTTGAGGCAAAAACTAGCCAAAAACGCAAAAAAGATTTAAGCACATATATTTTAATCGCCCTGTTTCCACTTGCATCAACACTATTTGCCATTAGCTTTGGCATAGTTACGTATCGATACGACAAGGGCATTGTCTATGTAGGCACGTTTGCTGTACTTTTTGGATACTTTTCGCTTATTATGATTCTTGGAGCAAAGCCAATTGTTGCAATACCTGCGATATTTGCCATATTTTTGATATCTAGCTTTTTTTACTACAAAGCTAAAATCATTAAAAAATACTAA
- a CDS encoding prepilin peptidase, translated as MDSFGLFVVVFGVCIGSFSNVLIYRLPRNKSVIFPASHCTSCNTPLKFYHNVPIFSWIFLGGKCAFCNLKISPIYPFIEFSSGILMLLAYIFSPQNSEILGLISSILLGICFIMLLTLSVIDIFYKAVPNVLLNVSVALSLAYGVILNLLNNEPFYHNALAGIAFALAFWLLRFVVSFFMKKEAMGSADIFIAGIIGAVLGYKLGLFAVYLGAVLTLPVYAVVAKRGYELPFVPFLSSGLVATYIFKQQAINFIGFLYE; from the coding sequence TTGGATAGTTTTGGACTTTTTGTGGTTGTATTTGGCGTTTGTATTGGGTCATTTTCAAACGTTCTAATCTATCGTTTACCACGCAACAAAAGCGTAATTTTCCCAGCTTCACACTGCACAAGTTGCAACACACCTTTGAAATTTTATCACAACGTGCCGATTTTTTCGTGGATATTTTTAGGTGGCAAGTGTGCGTTTTGCAATTTAAAAATAAGTCCAATCTATCCATTTATTGAATTTTCTAGTGGAATTTTAATGCTTCTTGCATATATTTTTAGTCCACAAAATAGCGAAATTTTAGGGTTAATAAGCTCGATTTTGCTTGGAATTTGCTTTATTATGCTTTTAACTCTTAGTGTTATTGATATATTTTATAAAGCCGTTCCAAACGTGCTTTTAAACGTAAGCGTTGCCCTTTCGTTAGCTTATGGCGTGATATTAAATTTACTAAATAACGAACCGTTTTATCACAACGCTTTAGCTGGTATTGCGTTTGCACTTGCGTTTTGGCTACTTCGTTTTGTTGTAAGTTTTTTTATGAAAAAAGAGGCAATGGGTAGTGCTGACATCTTTATAGCTGGTATCATCGGTGCCGTGCTTGGATACAAGCTTGGTCTGTTTGCCGTGTATCTAGGTGCGGTTTTAACTTTGCCAGTTTATGCGGTAGTGGCAAAAAGGGGCTATGAGTTGCCATTTGTGCCATTTTTAAGCAGTGGATTAGTTGCTACCTACATTTTTAAACAACAAGCCATAAATTTCATAGGTTTTTTATATGAATAG
- a CDS encoding WbqC family protein, protein MKIAIMQPTFLPWLGYFYMIKSVDKFVFLDSVQFERRSWQSRNKIKLNDKEFFLSLCCQKSPQKTQINDILLSKEPKWREKILNTIHHAYSKSINFKNYFEFLRNELFLNENLSDFNINLIKKFMSDLGIYTPIYRASKLNLSNAKREDLLLEICLSLNTDSYLSPEGSRNYLQSEHSRQIFNDNKIKIEYLDFTHPIYKQQGKNFVPYLGVIDFLFNIKDPKSTFNEVFLQNGGGSDDFLKLHKEAI, encoded by the coding sequence ATGAAAATAGCCATTATGCAACCAACTTTTTTGCCTTGGCTAGGCTATTTTTATATGATAAAAAGCGTTGATAAATTTGTATTCTTAGATAGTGTTCAGTTTGAAAGGCGAAGCTGGCAAAGTAGAAATAAAATTAAGCTAAATGATAAGGAGTTTTTCTTATCTCTTTGCTGTCAAAAATCTCCCCAAAAGACCCAAATAAACGATATTTTACTATCAAAAGAGCCAAAATGGCGAGAGAAAATTTTAAATACAATTCATCACGCCTACTCAAAATCAATAAACTTTAAAAATTACTTTGAATTTTTAAGAAATGAGCTATTTTTAAATGAAAATTTATCCGATTTTAATATAAATCTTATTAAAAAATTTATGAGTGATTTGGGTATTTATACTCCTATTTATCGTGCTAGTAAGCTAAATTTGTCAAATGCAAAACGTGAGGATTTACTACTTGAAATTTGTTTAAGTTTAAATACAGATAGCTATCTTTCGCCAGAGGGTTCAAGAAACTATCTTCAAAGCGAGCATTCAAGGCAAATTTTTAACGACAATAAAATCAAAATAGAGTATTTGGATTTTACTCACCCAATTTACAAACAACAAGGTAAAAATTTTGTGCCGTATTTGGGTGTTATTGATTTTTTATTTAATATAAAAGATCCAAAATCGACATTTAATGAGGTATTTTTACAAAATGGGGGGGGGTCGGACGACTTTTTAAAACTACACAAGGAGGCGATTTAG
- a CDS encoding class I SAM-dependent methyltransferase, which yields MYKNLKGLKFPDSAIINFFFKNGLQNLTNQNVLELACSNGNNLSLFSSYENRCVGVDINPINIQNGEYNFKNVFGYKNYEFHACDMFDFVSKNANFDADILLIPNVINYFLRADFLRLLRLLKENKIYKPNALFFLRTRSIRDFRYGIGKMVEKNCFKMADDYDITGEAGCLNTLYQEHELVEILQNELSLNDFKILTYESSNIMKNEYLINDSDIVIYGRIL from the coding sequence ATGTATAAAAATTTAAAGGGTCTAAAATTCCCAGATAGCGCAATCATTAACTTTTTCTTTAAAAATGGTTTACAAAATCTAACAAATCAAAACGTCCTAGAACTAGCGTGTAGCAACGGCAACAACCTAAGTCTGTTTTCAAGCTACGAAAACCGCTGTGTTGGAGTTGATATAAATCCGATTAACATACAAAATGGCGAATATAATTTTAAAAACGTCTTTGGCTACAAAAATTATGAATTTCACGCCTGCGATATGTTTGATTTTGTGAGCAAAAATGCAAATTTTGACGCCGATATTTTACTAATCCCAAACGTCATAAATTACTTTTTAAGAGCCGATTTTTTAAGGCTTTTAAGGCTTTTAAAAGAGAATAAAATTTACAAACCAAACGCACTATTTTTTCTAAGAACAAGAAGCATTAGGGATTTTAGATATGGCATTGGCAAAATGGTTGAGAAAAACTGCTTTAAAATGGCTGATGACTACGATATCACTGGCGAGGCTGGGTGTTTAAACACGCTTTATCAAGAGCACGAATTAGTTGAAATTTTGCAAAATGAGCTATCATTAAATGATTTTAAAATTTTAACCTATGAGAGTTCAAATATAATGAAAAATGAATATTTAATAAACGATAGCGATATTGTAATTTATGGGAGAATTTTATGA
- a CDS encoding class I SAM-dependent methyltransferase — protein MYIKHLKGFKYPDAELIRYFFKNNLDKTPQKVLELGSNNGNNLSLFASYGYEAIGVELDATSIKNANFNFKNIYKFKNYSFINADMRDFARSTKGIKADILLIPNVINYITKHDFTELLSNLRQNQAMGGGSRLFLRARSTKDHRYGLGKMIEDNTFLLDSDEFSGENGLICACYSQSELVEILKQKLNLRNFTLITSENLNVKNGVYIKDSDIIIYGEIN, from the coding sequence ATTTACATTAAACATTTAAAAGGATTTAAGTATCCAGATGCCGAGCTTATTAGGTATTTTTTTAAAAATAATCTTGATAAAACGCCGCAAAAAGTCCTAGAATTAGGCTCTAATAACGGCAACAACCTCTCACTTTTTGCAAGCTACGGATACGAAGCAATCGGCGTTGAGCTAGACGCCACAAGTATCAAAAATGCAAATTTTAACTTCAAAAACATATATAAATTTAAAAATTACAGCTTCATTAACGCTGATATGAGGGATTTTGCAAGAAGCACAAAGGGCATAAAAGCCGATATTTTGCTAATCCCAAACGTTATAAATTACATTACAAAGCACGATTTTACCGAGCTTTTATCAAACCTACGCCAAAATCAGGCTATGGGGGGGGGTAGCAGGCTATTTTTAAGAGCAAGAAGCACAAAAGACCATAGATACGGACTTGGCAAGATGATAGAGGATAACACTTTTTTGCTAGATAGCGATGAATTTAGTGGTGAAAATGGGCTAATTTGTGCTTGTTATAGTCAAAGTGAGCTAGTTGAGATTTTAAAACAAAAATTAAACCTTAGAAATTTCACACTCATAACAAGCGAAAATTTAAACGTAAAAAACGGCGTTTATATCAAAGATAGCGACATCATAATCTACGGAGAAATCAACTAA
- the uppS gene encoding polyprenyl diphosphate synthase, whose amino-acid sequence MNELKHLAIIMDGNGRWAKKRGFIRTKGHEVGALAVEAMCEFCINNDIKILSLYAFSTENWKRPKSEVDFLMKLLKEFLISRREKFVKNGIFFNTIGDITPFSNDLKAEILTLKELTKTNNKLKLNLAINYGSRDELVRVINSLKNSEISENSITNALDESADIDLLVRTGGEKRLSNFMLWQASYAELTFTDTLWPDFNQDELAKIVSEFKGKNRRFGGI is encoded by the coding sequence ATGAATGAGTTAAAACACCTAGCAATCATAATGGATGGCAACGGCAGATGGGCTAAAAAGCGTGGTTTTATCCGCACAAAAGGGCACGAAGTTGGTGCGTTAGCTGTTGAAGCAATGTGTGAGTTTTGTATAAATAATGATATTAAAATTTTAAGCCTTTATGCGTTTAGTACCGAAAATTGGAAGCGTCCAAAGAGTGAAGTTGATTTTTTAATGAAGCTTTTAAAAGAATTTCTAATCTCTAGACGTGAAAAATTTGTAAAAAATGGGATATTTTTTAACACAATCGGCGACATTACGCCATTTAGCAATGATTTAAAGGCTGAAATTTTAACGCTAAAAGAGCTAACTAAAACAAATAATAAACTAAAATTAAACCTAGCGATAAATTATGGCAGTCGTGACGAGCTGGTTCGTGTTATAAATTCATTAAAAAATAGCGAAATTTCAGAAAATTCTATCACAAACGCCCTTGATGAGAGTGCCGATATTGACCTTTTGGTTAGAACTGGTGGCGAAAAGAGGCTTTCAAATTTTATGCTTTGGCAAGCAAGTTATGCCGAACTTACCTTTACAGACACACTTTGGCCTGATTTTAACCAAGATGAACTAGCAAAAATCGTAAGTGAATTTAAGGGTAAAAATCGCCGTTTTGGCGGAATTTAA
- the coaBC gene encoding bifunctional phosphopantothenoylcysteine decarboxylase/phosphopantothenate--cysteine ligase CoaBC gives MLKDKKILLAVCGSVSFYKAYEILSRLKKLGADVRVMLSDGALKFTNPLSFEALTNHPILCTGNENWQNKVSHIEYAKADLVLIAPASANTINCLANGVATSVFMQTLLATDAKILIAPAANNKMLENFATQRSFEILRQNGVKIIEPLTKILACGDLGRGALAHIDTIIYEVKRALCEAKFQGKKVVITGGATSERIDNVRAISNFSSGKMAKALADAFYFLGANVSLISSVVYENLPYKTSKFTSTKELLSLCKNECENADLLVMSAAVSDYVSDKIFSGKLKKSELGDEWSLKLVKNLDILSELKGFKCQKIGFKLETNTQNAEQNAKDMLKNKELNAVCLNILGNQNGFGSDKNEVKFITQNDSVDLGLDDKSNIALKIANLASNL, from the coding sequence ATGCTTAAAGATAAAAAAATCCTACTAGCAGTTTGTGGCTCGGTATCGTTTTACAAGGCTTACGAGATACTCTCACGCCTTAAAAAACTTGGTGCTGATGTGCGTGTAATGCTAAGCGACGGAGCGTTAAAATTTACAAATCCGCTAAGCTTTGAGGCCCTTACAAACCACCCAATTTTATGCACTGGTAATGAAAACTGGCAAAATAAGGTAAGCCACATAGAATACGCAAAAGCCGATTTAGTCCTAATCGCACCAGCCTCGGCAAATACGATAAACTGCCTAGCAAACGGCGTTGCAACTAGCGTTTTTATGCAAACATTGTTAGCAACTGACGCTAAAATTCTAATCGCACCAGCTGCAAATAACAAAATGCTTGAAAATTTCGCCACGCAAAGAAGCTTTGAAATTTTAAGGCAAAATGGCGTTAAAATCATCGAGCCACTGACTAAAATTCTAGCTTGTGGCGACCTTGGGCGTGGTGCGTTAGCACACATAGATACGATAATTTACGAAGTAAAAAGAGCATTGTGCGAAGCCAAATTTCAGGGCAAAAAGGTAGTAATAACTGGCGGCGCAACAAGCGAAAGGATTGATAACGTTAGAGCCATTAGTAATTTTTCAAGTGGCAAAATGGCAAAGGCATTAGCAGACGCATTTTACTTTTTAGGGGCAAATGTCAGCCTAATTTCAAGTGTAGTTTATGAAAATTTGCCATATAAAACCAGCAAATTTACAAGCACAAAAGAGCTTTTGTCTTTATGTAAAAATGAGTGTGAAAATGCCGATTTACTCGTGATGAGTGCGGCAGTTAGCGACTACGTGAGTGATAAAATTTTTAGTGGTAAGCTTAAAAAATCAGAGCTTGGCGATGAGTGGAGTTTAAAGCTTGTTAAAAATTTAGATATTTTAAGCGAATTAAAAGGCTTTAAATGCCAAAAAATCGGTTTTAAACTTGAAACAAATACACAAAACGCAGAGCAAAACGCCAAAGATATGCTAAAAAATAAGGAGCTAAATGCCGTTTGTTTAAATATTTTAGGCAATCAAAACGGCTTTGGTAGCGATAAAAATGAAGTGAAATTTATCACTCAAAATGATAGCGTTGATTTAGGGCTTGATGATAAGTCAAATATCGCTTTAAAAATTGCAAATTTGGCTAGTAATTTATGA
- the glmU gene encoding bifunctional UDP-N-acetylglucosamine diphosphorylase/glucosamine-1-phosphate N-acetyltransferase GlmU yields the protein MKSDTPKVMFNISGVSMIRHVLARAYELTNDVSVVLFHQKELIEKHILDEFKDTKIYTQDLKNYPGTAGALKGIKFGGKKVLVTCGDMPLITTDELRNLCEINADIAMSSFIANDPFGYGRVIEENGKVTGIIEQKDANEAQKQIKRVNAGTYCFKREILELILPKIDNKNAQNEYYLTDTIKIANELGLNCVASDVSKHNFMGINDKFQLSIAESLMQDKIKQNLMKQGVLMRLANTIYIDARAEFTGECVIEENVSIIGACKITNSHIKSGSVIESSEISHSDIGPLAHIRPDSKITNTHIGNFVEVKKGVLNGVKAGHLSYLGDCEIDTGTNIGCGTITCNYDGIKKHKTIVGKNVFIGSDTQLVAPVNIGDDVLIAAGSTITSDVPSGALAISRGKQQNKEGFFYKFFGRKNA from the coding sequence ATGAAGTCAGATACGCCAAAGGTTATGTTTAATATAAGTGGCGTGAGTATGATTAGACACGTTTTAGCTCGTGCTTATGAGCTTACAAATGACGTTAGCGTCGTGCTTTTTCATCAAAAAGAGCTTATAGAAAAACACATTTTAGATGAGTTTAAAGATACTAAAATTTACACTCAGGATTTAAAAAACTATCCAGGCACCGCCGGAGCTTTAAAAGGTATAAAATTTGGTGGTAAAAAGGTGCTTGTAACGTGTGGCGATATGCCGTTAATCACGACTGATGAGCTTAGAAATTTATGCGAGATTAACGCTGATATAGCGATGAGTTCATTTATTGCAAATGATCCTTTTGGCTATGGCAGGGTGATTGAAGAAAATGGCAAAGTAACTGGCATAATAGAGCAAAAAGACGCAAACGAAGCTCAAAAACAGATAAAAAGAGTAAATGCAGGCACTTACTGCTTTAAGCGTGAAATTTTAGAGCTTATCTTGCCTAAAATTGATAATAAAAACGCACAAAATGAGTATTATCTGACAGACACTATAAAAATCGCAAACGAACTTGGCTTAAACTGCGTTGCTAGTGATGTTAGCAAGCATAATTTTATGGGGATAAATGACAAATTTCAGCTAAGCATTGCTGAGAGTTTAATGCAGGATAAAATCAAGCAAAATTTAATGAAACAAGGCGTCTTAATGCGTCTAGCAAATACAATCTACATTGACGCAAGGGCGGAATTTACAGGCGAGTGCGTGATAGAAGAAAACGTAAGCATAATCGGAGCGTGTAAAATCACAAACAGCCACATAAAAAGTGGCAGTGTCATTGAAAGTAGCGAAATTTCGCACTCTGACATCGGACCACTAGCACATATAAGACCTGATAGCAAGATAACAAACACACACATTGGCAACTTCGTTGAAGTTAAAAAGGGTGTTTTAAACGGCGTAAAGGCTGGGCATTTAAGCTATCTTGGCGACTGCGAGATAGACACTGGCACAAATATTGGTTGCGGGACGATTACTTGTAACTATGACGGCATAAAAAAACACAAAACAATCGTTGGTAAAAACGTTTTTATAGGCTCAGACACACAGCTTGTTGCGCCTGTAAATATCGGCGATGACGTATTAATCGCTGCTGGTAGCACCATTACATCTGACGTACCAAGCGGTGCATTAGCCATTAGCAGGGGCAAACAGCAAAACAAAGAGGGCTTTTTTTATAAATTTTTTGGACGCAAAAATGCTTAA
- a CDS encoding motility protein A, with amino-acid sequence MDLGTVVGWVLTLVLLFGSMAIGVGIGPYIDIPSVMIVFGGTIGVLMVGFKMETLKNIGKFYGIALKPTLTNLPETIKKIVDYSTKARRDGILALENDVNNESNLFLKKGLSMAVDGNEPDAVRALLEIDLEQSSARHGANIKIFDQVGGFAGAMGMIGTLIGLVAMLMNMSDPSAIGPSMAVALLTTLYGAMIGNIIGAPVANILSIRNDDEALEKQVIIEGIVSIQAGDNPRTLENKLLSYLPPKDRKSQFE; translated from the coding sequence ATGGATTTAGGAACCGTTGTCGGTTGGGTTTTAACGCTAGTGCTACTTTTTGGCTCTATGGCAATAGGCGTTGGTATTGGTCCTTATATCGATATCCCGTCTGTGATGATCGTTTTTGGTGGAACAATTGGCGTTTTAATGGTTGGATTTAAAATGGAAACGCTAAAAAATATTGGTAAATTTTATGGTATTGCTCTTAAACCAACTCTTACAAATTTGCCAGAAACAATTAAAAAGATTGTTGATTACTCCACAAAGGCTAGACGTGACGGAATTTTAGCACTTGAAAATGACGTAAACAACGAGTCAAATTTGTTTTTGAAAAAAGGGCTTTCAATGGCAGTTGATGGCAATGAGCCTGACGCTGTTAGGGCATTGCTTGAGATTGACTTAGAACAGTCATCAGCAAGACACGGAGCTAATATTAAAATTTTTGATCAAGTTGGTGGTTTTGCTGGGGCCATGGGTATGATAGGTACGCTTATTGGCTTGGTTGCGATGCTTATGAATATGTCAGATCCAAGTGCGATTGGTCCATCAATGGCGGTGGCGCTTCTTACGACGCTTTATGGAGCGATGATAGGTAATATAATTGGCGCTCCTGTGGCAAATATTTTATCAATTAGAAATGATGATGAGGCGCTAGAAAAACAGGTTATCATCGAGGGGATAGTTTCAATTCAAGCAGGAGATAATCCAAGAACGCTTGAGAATAAGCTACTTTCGTATCTGCCACCAAAAGATAGAAAATCGCAGTTTGAGTAA
- a CDS encoding flagellar motor protein MotB yields MGKLIRPEDCPKCMPGWLATFGDLMSLLLCFFVLLLSMSTMDAKKFETAVGSLAGALSILEGGARPETQAEQETELQSKIKKEKLEQSSQSSFAKTVQSINEILNSSGAPEVILQETEDGFILRMPSALLFEKGKAEISNDDAKLFLKRVAMITAKLPPDVDVNVIGHTDTQAPDMNSVYKDNWQLSSARAISVVDELIKDGVEPKRLVAAARASFEPFATNDTAEGRAQNNRVEIHFTSLDKTKRDTAKKSILDTK; encoded by the coding sequence ATGGGAAAGCTAATAAGACCTGAAGATTGCCCCAAATGTATGCCAGGGTGGCTTGCAACATTTGGAGACTTGATGTCACTTTTGCTCTGCTTTTTCGTACTTTTGCTCTCAATGAGTACAATGGATGCAAAGAAATTTGAAACGGCAGTTGGCTCGTTAGCTGGAGCATTAAGTATACTTGAGGGTGGAGCTAGACCTGAAACACAAGCTGAGCAAGAAACGGAATTACAATCAAAAATTAAAAAAGAAAAGCTTGAGCAAAGCTCACAAAGTAGCTTTGCAAAGACTGTTCAGAGTATAAATGAAATTTTAAATTCTTCTGGAGCACCAGAGGTTATTTTGCAAGAGACTGAAGATGGATTTATACTTAGAATGCCATCCGCGTTGTTATTTGAAAAGGGTAAGGCTGAAATTTCAAATGATGATGCTAAGCTATTTTTAAAACGTGTAGCGATGATAACAGCAAAACTTCCACCTGATGTTGATGTAAATGTCATAGGACATACAGATACTCAAGCTCCAGATATGAACTCTGTTTACAAGGATAACTGGCAACTCTCATCTGCTCGTGCCATAAGTGTTGTTGATGAGCTTATTAAAGATGGTGTTGAGCCAAAAAGGCTGGTGGCTGCGGCTCGTGCTTCGTTTGAGCCGTTTGCGACAAATGATACAGCTGAGGGCAGAGCACAAAATAACAGGGTTGAGATACACTTTACATCGCTTGATAAGACAAAGCGAGATACCGCTAAAAAAAGCATTCTTGATACAAAGTAA
- the fliP gene encoding flagellar type III secretion system pore protein FliP (The bacterial flagellar biogenesis protein FliP forms a type III secretion system (T3SS)-type pore required for flagellar assembly.), with translation MRVFLLLASVFCIAFSADAPLPTINLSLNAPENPTQLVTSLNVLIVLTILTLAPGLMFMMTSFLRLIIVFSFLRQAMGTQQMPPSTVLLSIAMVLTFFIMEPTAKQAYNDGIKPYLAEQIGYEQAFDSSIKPFKDFMLRNTREKDLALFFRIRNLENPANVDEVPLTIVMSAFMISELKTAFEIAFLLYLPFLVIDMVVSSVLMAMGMMMLPPVTISLPFKLLIFVLVDGWNLLIGNLVKSFS, from the coding sequence ATGAGAGTATTTTTACTTTTAGCTAGTGTTTTTTGTATCGCATTTTCTGCTGACGCACCGCTTCCGACGATAAATTTAAGCCTAAACGCACCAGAAAATCCAACTCAACTAGTAACCTCGCTAAATGTTTTAATAGTTTTAACAATTTTGACATTAGCACCTGGGCTTATGTTTATGATGACTAGCTTTTTACGGCTTATCATCGTGTTTTCATTTTTGCGTCAAGCTATGGGAACACAGCAAATGCCACCATCTACGGTTTTACTATCCATTGCGATGGTGCTTACGTTTTTTATAATGGAGCCAACCGCAAAACAGGCGTATAATGACGGCATTAAGCCATATTTAGCCGAACAAATAGGCTACGAACAAGCGTTTGATAGCAGTATAAAGCCGTTTAAGGATTTTATGCTAAGAAACACGAGAGAGAAGGATCTTGCACTATTTTTTCGTATTAGAAATTTAGAAAATCCAGCAAATGTAGATGAAGTCCCACTAACTATCGTTATGTCTGCGTTTATGATAAGTGAGCTAAAAACTGCCTTTGAGATAGCGTTTTTGCTCTATTTGCCATTTTTGGTCATCGATATGGTTGTAAGCTCTGTGCTTATGGCTATGGGTATGATGATGCTTCCGCCAGTTACGATATCGCTTCCGTTTAAACTGCTTATTTTTGTGCTTGTTGATGGTTGGAATTTACTTATTGGGAATTTGGTTAAGAGTTTTTCATAG